The following proteins are encoded in a genomic region of Coffea eugenioides isolate CCC68of chromosome 6, Ceug_1.0, whole genome shotgun sequence:
- the LOC113773685 gene encoding class V chitinase-like, with protein MWQLKMEAILVQDGVDLAIHGIENKPEDVKDADFADMDKKARSSIILNLSDEVLREVATETSAKAMWDKLKALYSGGDGVLKITRGALVVMKAHRSGTLYILQGSTVTGAAAVSTSSLSDTDITKLWHMRLGHMSEKGLGILSKRGLLCGQSTGPLEFCEHCIFGKQKRVSFSSPAIHKTKGTLDYIHSDLWGPSRAPSKGGASFISTSTSAVDTYSYESIKGAYWPSGRFSYLPPSAIDTTLFTHVYYAFLLPNNVTSKFMIDNSTALQLVNFTSTLHSKKPPVKALFSTGGGGDLPFQFSQMASTPSLRRNFILSTIEVARKFGFDGIDLDWEYPQNPQEMQDYAILLEEWRAEVIKESEATNCPQLLLSAAVYFSANFFLHGPFRTYPVASINKNLDWINAMCYDYHGSWEPTITGSHSALIDPKSNISTSYGLESWIKAGILRSKLVMGLPLYGKTWTLKDLMDSGVGAPAIDVGPSGAGGKGVLFYYEVEDFNKKNNATVQFDLGTLSTYSVAGNIWIGYDDSRSTALRIAFAQALRLRGYFFWALSFDRDWQISETAKRSFTVTNF; from the exons atgtggcagctcaagatggaggccattCTTGTTCAAGACGGAGTTGATCTAGCGATTCACGGAATCGAGAACAAACCAGAAGATGTCAAGGATGCGGATTTCGCCGATATGGATAAGAAGGCCAGATCCAGCATAATCTTAAACCTCTCCGATGAGGTATTGCGTGAGGTAGCAACGGAGACTTCGGCCAAGGCTAtgtgggataaattgaaagcctt GTATTCAGGTGGAGACGGAGTTCTCAAAATTACTCGAGGAGCTCTTGTTGTTATGAAGGCACACAGATCTGGTACTTTGtatattttgcagggatctactGTTACAGGTGCTGCTGCTGTTTCAACATCATCTTTGTCAGATAcagacatcaccaaattatggcATATGCGTTTGGGGCACATGAGCGAAAAAGGCTTAGGCATACTAAGCAAAAGGGGACTTCTTTGTGGTCAAAGTACCGGGCCATTGGAATTCTGTGAACATTGTATTTTTGGGAAGCAGAAAAGAGTCAGCTTCAGTTCACCAGCAATTCACAAGACAAAAGGTACTCTCGATTACATTCATTCAGATCTATGGGGTCCTTCTCGTGCTCCTTCTAAAGGTGGTGCCAG CTTCATCAGCACAAGTACTTCTGCTGTTGATACATACTCTTATGAGTCCATTAAGGGAGCCTATTGGCCCTCGGGTAGATTTTCATATCTTCCACCATCAGCCATAGATACTACTTTGTTCACTCACGTCTACTATGCATTTCTTTTGCCTAATAATGTCACGTCTAAGTTTATGATAGACAATTCAACAGCTCTTCAGCTTGTGAACTTCACATCAACTCTCCATTCCAAGAAGCCACCGGTCAAGGCTCTTTTCTCCACGGGTGGAGGAGGCGATCTTCCATTTCAATTTTCACAGATGGCCTCAACTCCTTCTCTTCGCAGGAACTTCATCCTGTCTACCATAGAAGTTGCTCGAAAATTCGGGTTTGATGGAATTGATCTTGATTGGGAGTACCCACAAAACCCTCAAGAAATGCAGGATTACGCCATTCTGCTAGAAGAATGGAGGGCCGAGGTCATAAAGGAGTCTGAGGCAACAAATTGTCCTCAACTCTTGCTGTCTGCAGCTGTTTACTTTTCTGCCAACTTTTTCCTACATGGGCCGTTCAGAACATATCCAGTAGCTTCGATTAACAAGAATTTGGATTGGATCAATGCCATGTGCTACGACTATCATGGGTCATGGGAACCTACAATTACAGGTTCCCATTCAGCACTAATTGACCCCAAAAGTAATATCAGTACCAGCTATGGTTTGGAATCCTGGATCAAGGCTGGAATCTTGAGAAGCAAATTGGTGATGGGATTGCCGCTTTATGGCAAAACTTGGACGCTAAAGGACCTTATGGATAGTGGCGTGGGAGCGCCGGCCATTGATGTTGGTCCTAGTGGAGCTGGTGGAAAAGGAGTACTGTTTTATTATGAAGTGGAGGATTTCAACAAGAAGAATAATGCAACTGTTCAATTTGATTTAGGGACACTATCAACTTATTCAGTAGCTGGGAATATATGGATTGGGTACGATGATAGTAGATCGACAGCATTGAGGATTGCATTTGCTCAGGCTCTTAGGCTTCGTGGCTACTTTTTCTGGGCTCTGAGCTTTGATCGAGACTGGCAAATATCAGAAACAG CCAAAAGAAGTTTCACAGTGACCAACTTCTAG